In Mycolicibacterium mucogenicum DSM 44124, the following are encoded in one genomic region:
- a CDS encoding acyltransferase, whose product MTTMWGAPIHKRWRGSRLRDPRQARFLTRESLKWVLDNKAYTPWYLVRYFRLLKFKLANPHIITRGMVFLGKGVEIQCTPELAQMEIGRWVHIGDKNTIRCHEGSLRFGDKVVLGRDNVINTYLDIEIGESALMADWCYVCDFDHKMDSMELPIKDQGIIKGPVRIGPDTWIAAKVTILRNTSIGRGCVLGAHAVVKGEIPDFSIAVGAPAKVVKNRKLDWETSAAEREELARALADIERKKSSR is encoded by the coding sequence ATGACGACGATGTGGGGCGCACCGATTCACAAGCGATGGCGGGGTTCGCGGCTGCGCGATCCGCGGCAGGCGCGGTTCCTCACCCGCGAGTCGCTGAAGTGGGTGCTCGACAACAAGGCCTACACCCCGTGGTACCTGGTGCGGTACTTCCGGCTGCTGAAGTTCAAGCTGGCCAACCCGCACATCATCACGCGCGGCATGGTGTTCCTCGGCAAGGGCGTGGAGATCCAGTGCACGCCCGAGCTGGCGCAGATGGAGATCGGTCGCTGGGTCCACATCGGCGACAAGAACACCATCCGCTGCCACGAGGGCTCGCTGCGGTTCGGCGACAAGGTGGTGCTGGGGCGCGACAACGTCATCAACACCTACCTGGACATCGAGATCGGCGAGTCGGCGCTCATGGCCGACTGGTGCTACGTCTGCGACTTCGACCACAAGATGGACAGCATGGAGCTGCCGATCAAGGACCAGGGCATCATCAAGGGCCCGGTGCGGATCGGGCCGGACACCTGGATCGCCGCCAAGGTGACCATCCTGCGCAACACCAGCATCGGCCGCGGCTGCGTGCTCGGTGCCCACGCGGTGGTCAAGGGCGAGATTCCGGACTTCTCCATCGCGGTCGGTGCCCCCGCCAAGGTGGTCAAGAACCGCAAGCTGGACTGGGAGACCTCGGCCGCCGAACGCGAGGAACTCGCCCGGGCCCTGGCCGACATCGAGCGTAAGAAGAGCTCCCGGTAA
- a CDS encoding multicopper oxidase family protein has product MLTRRSFLIASAVTGASALAGVAACSKTPTAAGGVDQKAIAAAEAARPHTGRTVAVALRPQPATVDLGGVTVQTLAYGDQVPGPLIRASVGDELSVRVSNGLDHDTSVHWHGIALRNDMDGAAPATPNIKPGNDFTYTFSAPHAGTYWAHPHTGLDADYGLYLPVVIDDPADRGRYDAEWIVVLDDWTSGAGKSPQQIYNGLRAMANMGHMGGHDMSGMGDMPMATSPLLGGDAGDVKYPYFLANGRIPAAPTVFNAKPGQRIRLRIINAGADTAFRVALAGHRMTVTHTDGFPVDPVDVDALLLGMGERYDVIVTAGSGVFPLVAVAEGKDSAARAILSTGAGAAPDPAFRPAELNRKVGTVADFTATSAVDLGPITPDVTLAAELTGSMMKYDWGINGRGFDNRKALTIRQGQRATMTFTNSTTMWHPMHLHGHTFQVLQPDGRRGPRKDTLIVLPKQKLTVALVADNPGEWMLHCHNAYHQEAGMMTTLDYTS; this is encoded by the coding sequence GTGTTGACTCGCCGTAGTTTCCTGATCGCCTCTGCCGTCACAGGCGCATCCGCGCTTGCCGGCGTCGCCGCGTGTAGCAAGACGCCGACCGCGGCAGGCGGCGTCGACCAGAAGGCCATCGCCGCCGCCGAGGCCGCCCGCCCGCACACCGGGCGCACCGTCGCGGTGGCGCTGCGCCCGCAGCCGGCCACCGTCGACCTGGGCGGCGTCACGGTGCAGACGCTCGCCTACGGCGACCAGGTGCCCGGACCGCTGATCCGCGCGTCGGTGGGCGACGAGTTGTCGGTCCGCGTGTCCAACGGCCTCGACCATGACACGTCGGTGCACTGGCACGGCATCGCGCTGCGCAACGACATGGACGGCGCGGCACCCGCGACACCGAACATCAAGCCCGGCAACGACTTCACGTACACGTTCTCGGCCCCGCACGCCGGTACCTACTGGGCGCATCCGCACACCGGTCTGGACGCGGACTACGGACTGTACCTGCCGGTGGTCATCGACGATCCCGCGGATCGCGGCCGTTACGACGCGGAATGGATTGTGGTCCTTGACGATTGGACCTCGGGCGCCGGTAAGTCACCCCAGCAGATCTACAACGGCCTGCGCGCCATGGCCAACATGGGACACATGGGCGGCCATGATATGAGCGGCATGGGTGACATGCCCATGGCGACGAGCCCGCTGCTCGGCGGCGACGCCGGTGACGTCAAGTACCCCTACTTCCTCGCCAACGGCCGGATTCCCGCCGCACCAACGGTTTTCAATGCCAAACCGGGTCAGCGCATCCGGCTGCGCATCATCAACGCCGGCGCCGACACCGCGTTCCGGGTGGCGCTGGCCGGCCACCGCATGACCGTCACCCACACCGACGGCTTCCCCGTCGACCCGGTGGACGTCGACGCACTGCTGCTGGGCATGGGCGAGCGCTACGACGTCATCGTCACGGCAGGCTCCGGCGTCTTCCCGTTGGTGGCAGTGGCCGAAGGCAAGGACAGCGCCGCGCGCGCCATCCTCTCGACCGGCGCCGGCGCCGCGCCGGACCCCGCTTTCCGCCCGGCGGAGCTGAACCGGAAGGTGGGCACCGTCGCCGACTTCACGGCCACCTCGGCCGTCGACCTCGGACCGATCACGCCGGACGTCACGCTGGCCGCGGAACTCACCGGCTCGATGATGAAGTACGACTGGGGCATCAACGGGCGGGGCTTCGACAACCGCAAGGCCCTGACCATCCGGCAGGGACAGCGCGCCACCATGACCTTCACCAACTCGACGACCATGTGGCACCCCATGCACCTGCACGGGCACACGTTCCAGGTGCTGCAGCCCGACGGCCGGCGCGGGCCGCGCAAGGACACGCTGATCGTGCTGCCCAAGCAGAAGCTGACCGTCGCCCTCGTCGCCGACAACCCCGGTGAGTGGATGCTGCACTGCCACAACGCCTATCACCAGGAGGCGGGCATGATGACGACTCTCGACTACACGAGCTGA
- a CDS encoding class I SAM-dependent methyltransferase codes for MSTFPETQPDSHAATSVPVMPLTGERTVPDLAEENYWFRRHEVVYRRLVERCRDRDVLEAGAGEGYGADLIADVARRVIGLDYDESSVAHIRARYPRVEMLHGNLAALPLPDASVDVVVNFQVIEHLWDQGQFVAECLRVLRPGGVLLMSTPNRITFTPGSDTPLNPFHTRELNAAEMTELLTEQGFVMEAMLGVYHGAGLRELDARHGGSIIQAQIDRAVADAPWPADLLADVAAVTIDDFDLLDADAANIDDSLDLVAIAVRP; via the coding sequence ATGAGCACTTTTCCCGAAACCCAGCCGGACAGCCACGCGGCAACCTCAGTGCCAGTGATGCCACTGACCGGTGAGCGCACCGTCCCGGACCTGGCCGAGGAGAACTACTGGTTCCGGCGCCACGAGGTGGTCTACCGGCGCCTGGTCGAGCGCTGCCGCGACCGCGACGTCCTCGAGGCCGGTGCCGGCGAGGGCTACGGCGCCGACCTCATCGCCGACGTCGCGCGGCGGGTGATCGGGCTGGACTACGACGAGTCCTCCGTGGCGCACATCCGCGCCCGCTACCCGCGGGTCGAGATGCTGCACGGCAACCTGGCCGCATTGCCGCTCCCCGACGCCTCCGTCGACGTCGTCGTCAACTTCCAGGTGATCGAACACCTCTGGGACCAAGGGCAATTCGTCGCCGAATGCCTGCGGGTGCTGCGCCCGGGTGGCGTGCTACTGATGTCCACGCCCAACCGGATCACCTTCACCCCCGGCAGCGACACCCCGCTGAACCCGTTCCACACCCGGGAACTGAACGCCGCCGAGATGACCGAACTGCTGACCGAACAGGGCTTCGTCATGGAGGCCATGCTGGGCGTGTATCACGGCGCCGGACTGCGTGAGCTCGACGCCCGGCACGGCGGCTCCATCATCCAGGCCCAGATCGACCGCGCCGTGGCCGACGCACCCTGGCCCGCGGACCTGCTGGCCGACGTGGCCGCGGTGACGATCGACGACTTCGATCTGCTGGACGCCGACGCCGCGAACATCGATGACAGCCTCGACCTGGTGGCAATCGCGGTGCGGCCGTGA
- a CDS encoding glycosyltransferase family 4 protein yields the protein MKILMVSWEYPPVVIGGLGRHVHHLAVELAALGHEVVVLCRRPADTDPSTHPTTNEVHEGVWVISAALDPNEFKFGTDMMAWTLAMGHAMIRAGLSLRDWTPDVVHAHDWLVAHPAVTLAEFFDVPLVSTIHATEAGRHSGWLSGPVSRQVHSLESWLVHESDSLITCSVSMGEEITELFGPELPDVSVICNGIDTAGWPFAMRRKHDGPAELLFVGRLEYEKGVHDVIAAMPRIRRTHPGTTLTIAGDGTQYDWLVEEARKAKVTKAVNFVGRVDHSGLLELLHRADAAVLPSHYEPFGIVALEAAAAGTPLVTSNVGGLGEAVINGKTGVSCPPRNVGALASAVRKVLDDPAGAQQRALAARDRLNHDFSWQTVAAETSDVYLAAKRGERLPHARRPIVERPLPDRG from the coding sequence ATGAAAATCCTCATGGTCTCGTGGGAGTACCCACCCGTGGTGATCGGTGGCCTCGGACGCCACGTCCACCATCTGGCCGTCGAGCTCGCCGCCCTCGGCCACGAGGTCGTGGTGCTGTGCCGTCGCCCCGCGGACACCGACCCCAGCACGCACCCCACCACCAACGAGGTGCACGAGGGCGTGTGGGTGATCTCCGCGGCCCTCGACCCGAACGAGTTCAAATTCGGCACCGACATGATGGCCTGGACACTGGCCATGGGGCACGCCATGATTCGCGCCGGATTGAGCCTGCGCGACTGGACGCCCGACGTCGTGCACGCGCACGACTGGCTGGTCGCCCACCCCGCCGTGACGCTGGCCGAGTTCTTCGACGTGCCGCTGGTTTCCACCATCCACGCCACCGAGGCCGGCCGGCATTCCGGCTGGCTCTCCGGCCCCGTGAGCCGCCAGGTGCACTCGCTGGAATCGTGGCTCGTGCACGAGTCCGACTCATTGATCACCTGCTCGGTGTCCATGGGCGAGGAGATCACCGAGCTGTTCGGACCCGAGCTGCCCGACGTGAGCGTCATCTGCAACGGCATCGACACCGCTGGCTGGCCGTTCGCCATGCGGCGCAAGCACGACGGCCCGGCCGAGCTGCTGTTCGTCGGCCGGCTCGAGTACGAGAAGGGCGTGCACGACGTCATCGCCGCGATGCCGCGCATCCGGCGGACCCACCCGGGCACCACGCTGACCATCGCCGGTGACGGCACGCAGTACGACTGGCTGGTCGAGGAAGCCCGCAAGGCCAAGGTCACCAAGGCCGTGAATTTCGTTGGCCGCGTTGACCATTCCGGGCTGCTCGAGCTGCTGCACCGGGCCGACGCCGCGGTCCTGCCGAGCCACTACGAGCCGTTCGGCATCGTCGCACTGGAAGCCGCCGCGGCCGGCACCCCGCTGGTGACGTCGAACGTCGGCGGGCTCGGCGAAGCGGTGATCAACGGCAAGACGGGCGTCTCCTGTCCGCCGCGCAACGTCGGCGCGCTGGCGTCCGCCGTCCGCAAGGTGCTCGACGACCCCGCGGGCGCGCAGCAGCGCGCCCTGGCCGCGCGCGACCGGTTGAACCACGATTTCTCGTGGCAGACGGTCGCGGCCGAGACCTCGGACGTCTACCTCGCCGCCAAGCGCGGCGAGCGCCTGCCGCACGCGCGTCGTCCCATCGTGGAGCGCCCGCTGCCCGACCGCGGCTGA
- a CDS encoding helix-turn-helix transcriptional regulator has protein sequence MASQDRGPVLRGRDSEITTLRGLLSAARSGSSQVLVLRGEAGVGKTALLRYAVNAADGFRCVQVTGVESDMELAYAGLQQLCAPLMHHLDELPTPQRGALDVAFGRGVGAPPDRFLVGLAVLSLLAAATADQPLLCVVDDAQWLDQVSVQTLAFVARRFLAEPVVLLFAARDAGAEALGTLPELAVTGLSDADARDLLDSVLLGRVDERVRDRVVAETRGIPLALLEVPRSVSAAELAGGFWNMGTGRSVTRQVEDGYRRRVEALPPAAQQLLFLAAADSVGDAALFQRAATTLGLSVGALAPAEAAGLIEFGARVRFGHPLMRSAVYRAADVNARRAVHRALAEATDPRQDPDRRAWHFAHAAAGPDDAVAADLERSAGRAKSKGGVAAAAAFLERATVLTADPALRAARALAAAQAKRDAAAPAAAHELLAIAELGPLTNLQRAQVDRLRAEMQFARSRGGGPGVPPLSDAVQKLLAAARDLETLDADLAHETYLEALAAAMYAGRLGGPDMLLQVAEAAGAALGSAAELQRPVDLLLSGVASRIVTGGGTEQMRAALELMCRHAQDADGQLLRWMPLGLAIVQESAVGEIWDDGIHRLLATAVIRQARDAGALAALPPALAFGAGVHLLAGEFDTAAALIAEAAVISAATDYAPLRYHSLSLAAFRGVATDAVGLIESAAADAAARGEGRVLGVTGFLSAVVYNGLGRYAEAFAAARNCCDYDDLGFYSWGLIELAEAATRIGDKQTAEWAVQRLAARAGASGTDWGLGALAHARALVADDEDADALYTEAIERLGRTGVIFLQARARLCYGEWLRRMNRRVAAREHLAAAFEMLNRMGAEAFAERTRRELIAAGKKVRKEPVSSGDELTTQEAQIAELAAGGLTNQEIGAQLFISTHTVEWHLRKVFVKLGITSRRQLRTLFPAR, from the coding sequence ATGGCGAGCCAGGATCGCGGGCCGGTCTTGCGTGGCCGCGACAGCGAGATCACGACGCTGCGCGGCCTGTTGTCGGCCGCGCGGTCGGGCAGCAGTCAGGTGCTGGTCCTGCGGGGCGAGGCGGGGGTCGGGAAGACCGCGCTGCTGAGGTATGCGGTCAATGCCGCGGACGGATTCCGCTGTGTCCAGGTGACGGGCGTCGAGTCCGACATGGAGCTGGCCTACGCGGGCCTGCAGCAGCTGTGCGCACCGCTGATGCATCACCTCGACGAGTTGCCGACGCCGCAGCGGGGTGCATTGGACGTGGCCTTCGGCCGCGGCGTCGGAGCGCCGCCGGACCGTTTCCTGGTGGGGCTCGCGGTGCTGAGCCTGTTGGCCGCCGCAACGGCGGATCAGCCGCTGTTGTGTGTGGTCGACGACGCGCAGTGGCTCGATCAGGTGTCGGTGCAGACCCTCGCTTTCGTGGCTCGGCGCTTCCTCGCCGAGCCTGTCGTGCTGCTGTTCGCGGCCCGTGACGCCGGAGCCGAGGCGCTGGGGACGCTGCCGGAGCTGGCGGTGACGGGGCTGTCCGATGCCGACGCCCGCGACCTGCTCGATTCGGTGCTGTTGGGGCGGGTTGACGAACGGGTGCGCGACCGCGTCGTCGCCGAGACGCGAGGGATCCCGCTGGCGCTCCTCGAGGTCCCCCGCAGTGTTTCTGCCGCCGAGCTCGCCGGTGGCTTCTGGAACATGGGCACCGGGCGCAGCGTGACGAGGCAGGTCGAGGACGGCTACCGGCGTCGCGTCGAGGCGCTGCCACCGGCTGCTCAGCAACTGTTGTTCCTCGCCGCCGCCGACTCGGTTGGGGACGCGGCGCTGTTCCAGAGGGCCGCAACGACTTTGGGGCTGTCCGTCGGTGCGCTGGCGCCGGCCGAGGCAGCCGGACTCATCGAGTTCGGCGCGCGGGTGCGTTTCGGCCATCCGTTGATGCGTTCGGCTGTCTATCGTGCGGCCGACGTGAACGCGCGCCGAGCGGTCCATCGGGCTCTGGCCGAGGCCACCGATCCCCGGCAGGATCCCGACCGCCGCGCATGGCATTTCGCCCACGCGGCGGCGGGGCCCGACGACGCTGTCGCCGCGGATCTCGAGCGCTCCGCCGGCCGGGCCAAGAGCAAAGGCGGCGTCGCCGCGGCAGCGGCCTTCCTGGAACGCGCGACGGTTCTCACCGCGGACCCGGCCCTGCGCGCGGCACGAGCGCTCGCGGCGGCACAGGCCAAGCGCGACGCGGCGGCACCGGCTGCGGCGCATGAACTCCTGGCGATCGCCGAACTCGGGCCACTGACGAATCTGCAACGGGCGCAAGTGGATCGGTTGCGGGCCGAGATGCAATTCGCCCGCAGCCGCGGCGGCGGGCCCGGCGTGCCGCCGCTCAGCGACGCCGTGCAGAAGTTGCTCGCCGCGGCACGAGATCTCGAGACGCTCGATGCCGACCTTGCCCACGAGACATATCTCGAGGCGCTCGCCGCGGCGATGTATGCGGGCCGGCTGGGTGGGCCGGACATGCTGCTACAGGTGGCCGAGGCCGCGGGCGCTGCCCTCGGCAGTGCGGCCGAGCTGCAACGGCCGGTGGACTTGCTGCTGAGCGGGGTGGCGAGCCGGATCGTCACCGGCGGCGGTACCGAACAGATGCGCGCCGCGCTGGAGCTCATGTGCCGGCACGCGCAGGACGCCGACGGCCAGCTCCTGCGGTGGATGCCGTTGGGACTGGCCATCGTTCAGGAATCGGCCGTCGGCGAGATTTGGGATGACGGCATCCACCGACTGCTGGCCACCGCCGTGATTCGTCAGGCGCGTGACGCCGGTGCCTTGGCCGCGCTTCCGCCCGCACTCGCCTTCGGGGCCGGTGTGCATCTCCTGGCAGGCGAATTCGACACGGCGGCAGCACTTATCGCTGAGGCTGCCGTCATCTCGGCGGCGACCGACTATGCCCCGTTGCGGTACCACTCGCTGTCGTTGGCGGCGTTTCGTGGGGTTGCCACCGATGCGGTCGGCCTCATCGAGTCCGCGGCGGCCGATGCGGCGGCCCGCGGCGAAGGCCGGGTACTCGGGGTCACTGGGTTTCTTTCGGCGGTCGTCTACAACGGACTCGGGCGTTATGCCGAAGCGTTCGCGGCGGCCAGGAACTGTTGCGACTATGACGATCTCGGCTTCTACAGCTGGGGTCTGATCGAGCTCGCCGAAGCCGCAACGCGCATCGGCGACAAGCAAACCGCGGAGTGGGCAGTGCAGCGGCTGGCCGCGCGCGCGGGCGCCAGCGGCACCGATTGGGGACTGGGAGCGCTCGCCCACGCGCGCGCCCTGGTGGCCGACGACGAGGACGCCGACGCCCTGTACACCGAGGCCATCGAACGGCTCGGGCGCACCGGGGTTATCTTCCTGCAGGCCCGGGCCCGGCTGTGTTACGGGGAATGGCTGCGCCGCATGAACCGCCGCGTGGCGGCGCGGGAGCATCTCGCGGCGGCGTTCGAGATGCTCAACCGGATGGGGGCAGAGGCGTTCGCAGAGCGCACGCGCCGCGAGCTGATCGCCGCCGGCAAGAAGGTCCGCAAGGAGCCGGTCAGTTCCGGTGACGAGCTGACGACGCAAGAGGCCCAGATCGCCGAACTGGCCGCCGGCGGTCTGACCAACCAGGAGATCGGTGCCCAGCTGTTCATCAGCACCCACACCGTCGAATGGCACCTACGAAAAGTCTTCGTCAAGCTCGGCATCACCTCGCGGCGGCAGCTGCGCACGCTGTTCCCCGCGCGCTGA
- a CDS encoding glycoside hydrolase family 57 protein, whose product MFTLVLHTHLPWLAHHGRWPVGEEWLYQSWATAYLPLTRVLRELAEEGRGHLLTLGMTPVVTAQLDDPYCLAGMQQWLSNWQLRALEATTVRGGRGERSDGTDSSGAPETFNSPEALRAFGVHEHQQAGAALAEFADHWQHGGSPVLRQLIGAGTIELLGGPLSHPFQPLLNPRLREFALREGLADAGARFAHTPGGIWAPECAYAPGMETGYAAAGVTHFMVDGPSLHGDTALGRPVGESDVVAFGRDLQVSYRVWSPKSGYPGHPAYRDFHTYDHLTGLKPARVTGRTVPSESKAPYEPERATAAIDAHVADFVNTVRRRLLSESERTGRPAHVVAAFDTELFGHWWHEGPEWLGRVLRALPAAGVQVGTLSDAINNGFVGSPVELPPSSWGSGKDWQVWSGEQVADFVTLNAEVVDTALTTVDKVLAQDSAYPARDRVADQILREALLTVSSDWPFMVSKDTAAEYARYRAHLHAHATREIAGALASGRRDQAQKLAEGWNRADGLFGALDARRLPR is encoded by the coding sequence ATGTTCACCCTGGTGCTGCATACGCACCTGCCGTGGCTGGCCCACCATGGCCGCTGGCCGGTCGGCGAGGAGTGGCTGTACCAGTCGTGGGCGACGGCCTATCTGCCCCTGACGCGCGTGCTGCGCGAGCTGGCGGAGGAAGGCCGCGGCCACCTGCTGACCCTCGGCATGACGCCCGTCGTCACCGCCCAGCTCGACGATCCGTACTGCCTGGCCGGTATGCAGCAGTGGCTGTCCAACTGGCAGCTGCGCGCGCTGGAGGCGACCACCGTGCGGGGCGGCCGGGGCGAGCGGAGCGACGGGACAGACTCCAGCGGCGCCCCTGAGACGTTCAACTCACCGGAAGCGTTGCGCGCCTTCGGTGTTCACGAGCACCAGCAGGCCGGTGCGGCGCTCGCCGAGTTCGCCGATCACTGGCAGCACGGCGGCAGCCCGGTGCTGCGGCAGCTCATCGGCGCGGGCACCATCGAACTGCTCGGCGGCCCGCTGTCACATCCGTTCCAGCCGCTGCTCAACCCCCGGCTGCGGGAGTTCGCGCTGCGCGAGGGCCTGGCCGACGCCGGCGCCCGCTTCGCGCACACCCCCGGCGGCATCTGGGCACCCGAATGCGCCTACGCCCCCGGCATGGAGACCGGCTACGCCGCCGCCGGCGTCACCCACTTCATGGTCGACGGCCCGTCACTGCACGGCGACACCGCGCTCGGCCGTCCCGTGGGCGAGTCGGACGTCGTCGCCTTCGGCCGCGACCTGCAGGTCAGCTACCGCGTGTGGTCGCCCAAGTCCGGCTACCCGGGGCACCCGGCGTACCGCGACTTCCACACGTACGACCACCTCACCGGCCTCAAGCCGGCCCGGGTCACCGGCCGCACCGTCCCGTCGGAGTCCAAGGCCCCGTACGAGCCGGAGCGGGCCACCGCCGCGATCGACGCGCACGTCGCGGATTTCGTGAACACGGTTCGGCGCCGGCTGCTCTCGGAGTCCGAGCGCACCGGGCGCCCGGCCCACGTCGTCGCCGCTTTCGACACCGAACTGTTCGGGCACTGGTGGCATGAGGGACCGGAGTGGCTGGGACGCGTATTGCGCGCGCTGCCGGCCGCCGGTGTCCAGGTGGGCACCCTGTCGGACGCGATCAACAACGGGTTCGTCGGCTCCCCCGTCGAACTGCCGCCCAGTTCCTGGGGCTCGGGCAAGGACTGGCAGGTCTGGTCCGGCGAGCAGGTCGCCGACTTCGTGACGCTCAACGCCGAGGTCGTCGATACCGCGCTGACCACGGTGGACAAGGTCCTGGCGCAGGATTCGGCGTACCCGGCCCGTGACCGCGTGGCCGACCAGATCCTGCGCGAAGCCCTGCTGACCGTCTCGAGCGACTGGCCCTTCATGGTGAGCAAAGACACCGCGGCGGAATATGCTCGCTATCGCGCGCACCTGCACGCGCACGCCACCCGGGAGATCGCCGGTGCCCTCGCGTCTGGACGACGCGACCAGGCCCAGAAGCTCGCGGAGGGTTGGAACCGCGCCGACGGACTGTTCGGCGCCCTGGACGCGCGGAGGTTGCCGCGATGA
- a CDS encoding electron transfer flavoprotein subunit beta/FixA family protein, protein MTNIVVLIKQVPDYESERKLNDGDFTLDRESADAVLDEINERAVEAALQIKEKEEAAGGAGTVTVLTVGPERATEAIRKALSMGADNAVHVKDDQLKGSDIVQTGWTLARALGTIEGAELVIGGNESTDGVGGAVPAVIAELLGLPQLTSLRSISVEGGKVTGERETDEGVFGLEATLPAVVSVNERIGEARFPSFKGIMAAKKKPVTVLTLAEIGVEADEVGVANASSKVLSSTPKPAKAAGEKIADEGEGGTKIAEYLVGQKLI, encoded by the coding sequence ATGACGAACATCGTGGTCCTGATCAAACAGGTCCCTGACTATGAGTCGGAGCGCAAGCTCAACGACGGCGACTTCACCCTCGACCGCGAGTCCGCGGACGCGGTGCTCGACGAGATCAACGAGCGCGCCGTCGAGGCTGCGCTGCAGATCAAGGAGAAGGAAGAGGCCGCCGGCGGCGCCGGCACCGTCACCGTGCTGACCGTCGGACCGGAGCGGGCCACCGAGGCCATCCGCAAGGCTCTGTCCATGGGCGCCGACAACGCGGTGCACGTGAAGGACGACCAGCTCAAGGGCTCGGACATCGTCCAGACCGGTTGGACCCTGGCCCGCGCGCTGGGCACCATCGAGGGCGCCGAGCTGGTCATCGGTGGCAACGAGTCCACCGACGGCGTGGGTGGCGCGGTTCCGGCCGTCATCGCCGAGCTGCTGGGCCTGCCGCAGCTGACCTCGCTGCGCAGCATCTCCGTCGAGGGTGGCAAGGTCACCGGCGAGCGTGAGACCGACGAGGGCGTCTTCGGCCTGGAGGCCACCCTGCCCGCCGTCGTGAGCGTCAACGAGCGCATCGGCGAAGCCCGCTTCCCGTCGTTCAAGGGCATCATGGCCGCCAAGAAGAAGCCGGTCACCGTGCTGACGCTGGCTGAGATCGGTGTCGAGGCCGACGAGGTCGGTGTCGCCAACGCCAGCAGCAAGGTGCTGTCGTCGACGCCGAAGCCGGCCAAGGCCGCGGGCGAGAAGATCGCCGACGAGGGCGAGGGCGGCACCAAGATCGCCGAGTACCTCGTTGGTCAGAAGCTGATCTAG
- a CDS encoding electron transfer flavoprotein subunit alpha/FixB family protein, with protein MAEVLVLVEHADGALKKVSTELITAARVLGEPSAVVVGAPGTAAPLTDALKAAGAAKIYVAESADAANFLVTPTVDVLEALVESAAPAAVLTVASTEGKEVAGRLAARLGAGLLVDVVDVKAGGIGVHSIFGGAYTVEAQANDVLPVIAVRPGAVEAAPADGAGEVVNVEVPAQAENATKITSREPAVAGDRPELTEASVVVAGGRGVGSADNFAVVEALADSLGGAVGASRAAVDSGYYGGQFQVGQTGKTVAPQLYIALGISGAIQHRAGMQTSKTIVAVNKDEEAPIFEIADLGIVGDLFQVAPQLTDAIKARKG; from the coding sequence ATGGCTGAAGTACTTGTGCTCGTCGAGCACGCCGATGGTGCCCTCAAGAAGGTGAGCACCGAACTGATCACCGCTGCCCGTGTGCTCGGTGAGCCGTCGGCAGTTGTGGTGGGTGCCCCCGGCACCGCCGCGCCGCTGACCGACGCCCTCAAGGCCGCCGGTGCGGCCAAGATCTACGTCGCGGAGTCGGCCGACGCGGCCAACTTCCTGGTCACCCCGACCGTCGACGTGCTGGAGGCTCTCGTCGAGTCCGCGGCCCCGGCCGCCGTTCTGACGGTCGCCAGCACCGAGGGCAAAGAGGTCGCCGGTCGTCTGGCGGCCCGCCTGGGTGCCGGCCTGCTGGTCGACGTCGTCGACGTCAAGGCCGGTGGCATCGGTGTGCACAGCATCTTCGGTGGCGCTTACACCGTCGAGGCGCAGGCCAACGACGTGCTCCCGGTGATCGCTGTCCGTCCGGGTGCCGTCGAGGCTGCCCCGGCCGACGGCGCCGGTGAGGTCGTCAACGTCGAGGTTCCGGCCCAGGCCGAGAACGCCACCAAGATCACCTCGCGCGAGCCGGCCGTCGCCGGTGACCGTCCGGAGCTCACCGAGGCCAGCGTCGTGGTCGCCGGTGGCCGTGGTGTCGGCAGCGCCGACAACTTCGCGGTCGTCGAGGCCCTGGCCGACTCGCTCGGCGGTGCTGTCGGTGCTTCGCGTGCCGCGGTCGACTCGGGCTACTACGGCGGTCAGTTCCAGGTCGGCCAGACCGGTAAGACCGTTGCCCCGCAGCTGTACATCGCCCTCGGCATCTCGGGCGCCATCCAGCACCGCGCCGGCATGCAGACGTCCAAGACCATCGTTGCGGTCAACAAGGACGAAGAGGCCCCGATCTTCGAGATCGCCGACCTCGGCATCGTGGGTGACCTGTTCCAGGTCGCACCGCAGCTGACCGACGCCATCAAGGCTCGTAAGGGCTGA